One window of Saimiri boliviensis isolate mSaiBol1 chromosome 4, mSaiBol1.pri, whole genome shotgun sequence genomic DNA carries:
- the DPPA5 gene encoding developmental pluripotency-associated 5 protein, translating into MGTLAERRTIPPWVKVPEDLKDPEVFQVQTRLLEAMFGRDGCRIPYIEQVSKAMLELKALESPDFTEVVVYGSYIYKLRAKWMLQSMAEWHRQRQERGMLKLEEAMNALELSSWMK; encoded by the exons ATGGGAACGCTCGCGGAACGTAGAACTATCCCGCCGTGGGTGAAAGTTCCTGAAGACCTGAAAGATCCAGAAGTGTTCCAGGTCCAGACGCGGCTGCTGGAAGCCATGTTCG GCCGGGACGGATGTCGAATCCCTTACATCGAGCAGGTGAGCAAGGCCATGCTCGAGCTGAAGGCTCTGGAGTCTCCAGACTTCACCGAGGTCGTGGTCTACGGCTCCTATATATACAAGCTCCGAGCCAAATGGATGCTCCAGTCTATGGCTGAGTGGCACCGCCAGCGCCAGGAGCGAG GGATGCTCAAACTTGAGGAAGCCATGAATGCCCTCGAACTAAGCTCTTGGATGAAGTGA